Proteins encoded together in one Thermostichus vulcanus str. 'Rupite' window:
- a CDS encoding ABC transporter ATP-binding protein, translating to MTTTAQSQVSTTREAPPELEAVNITKRFGSLLALDHVSMKLRPGSFHALLGENGAGKSTLVKCIMGFYHADSGDICIGKRARAIHSPRDAYHYGIGMVYQHFTSVPAMTVAENLVLARPDLPLVINWKEEQEKLAAFMETAPFQVNLRASISDLAAGEKQKVEILKQLYLNTKILILDEPTSVLTPEEADEVLGLVRRSVEAGELSVLLITHKFREVNAFADEVTVLRRGKLAGHGEVKDLSTAEMAEMMLGQQRVQVQLEKALSETGSPLLQIEGIHADKDNGLPAVRGVTLTVHGGEIVGIAGVSGNGQRELMEVLAGQRMATGGQIKVNGQLYTATRAEMVRHRVCCLPEEPLRNASIPNMSVGENLALRCYDRDPMAKGWMLIWQEIWRSARALIGQFKVKTPTAQTPIGHLSGGNVQRAVLARELSGDPQILIAANPCFGLDFAAVDYIHSQIVDARNRGVAVLLISEDLDELLKLSDRLVVMAGGQFVYESPIGSADLKEIGHKMGGH from the coding sequence ATGACCACCACTGCCCAATCCCAAGTCTCCACGACACGAGAAGCTCCTCCAGAACTAGAAGCTGTTAACATTACCAAACGATTTGGATCCCTGTTGGCCCTAGACCACGTTTCCATGAAGCTAAGGCCGGGATCCTTTCATGCCTTGCTGGGAGAAAACGGGGCTGGCAAAAGCACGCTGGTGAAGTGCATCATGGGCTTTTATCATGCCGACTCTGGCGATATCTGTATTGGTAAACGGGCTCGTGCCATCCATAGCCCACGGGATGCTTACCACTACGGCATTGGCATGGTGTACCAACATTTCACCTCTGTTCCTGCTATGACCGTGGCAGAAAATTTGGTGCTGGCTCGTCCGGATTTGCCTTTGGTGATCAATTGGAAGGAGGAGCAGGAAAAACTGGCTGCCTTCATGGAAACCGCTCCATTTCAGGTGAATTTACGGGCCTCTATTTCCGATTTGGCGGCAGGGGAAAAGCAAAAAGTTGAAATTCTGAAGCAGCTTTACCTGAATACCAAGATCCTGATTTTGGATGAACCGACGTCGGTCTTAACCCCAGAAGAAGCGGATGAAGTGCTGGGGTTGGTACGCCGCTCCGTAGAAGCTGGGGAGTTGAGTGTATTGCTGATCACCCACAAGTTTCGGGAGGTGAATGCCTTTGCCGATGAGGTGACGGTGTTACGGCGTGGAAAATTGGCTGGCCATGGTGAGGTGAAGGATCTATCGACGGCAGAGATGGCTGAGATGATGCTGGGTCAGCAACGGGTGCAGGTGCAACTGGAGAAAGCTCTGAGCGAAACGGGATCCCCTCTGCTGCAAATTGAAGGGATCCATGCCGATAAAGACAATGGCTTGCCCGCTGTACGGGGGGTGACCCTAACTGTCCATGGCGGTGAGATCGTCGGGATTGCGGGGGTCTCCGGCAACGGCCAACGGGAACTGATGGAGGTTTTGGCAGGGCAGCGGATGGCAACGGGGGGCCAGATCAAGGTGAATGGACAACTGTATACGGCAACTCGTGCAGAAATGGTGCGTCATCGGGTTTGCTGCCTGCCGGAGGAACCTTTGAGAAATGCCTCCATCCCCAATATGAGCGTTGGGGAGAACCTGGCTTTGCGCTGTTACGACCGGGATCCGATGGCGAAAGGCTGGATGTTGATCTGGCAAGAAATTTGGCGCTCTGCCCGGGCCTTGATCGGGCAATTTAAGGTGAAGACGCCTACAGCCCAAACCCCGATTGGCCACTTGTCGGGGGGCAATGTGCAGCGGGCAGTTCTGGCGCGGGAACTATCTGGGGATCCGCAAATTTTGATCGCTGCCAACCCTTGTTTTGGCCTAGATTTTGCGGCAGTGGATTACATTCACTCCCAAATTGTGGATGCCCGTAACCGGGGGGTGGCTGTTTTGCTGATTAGCGAGGATCTAGATGAACTGCTCAAACTTTCCGACCGATTGGTGGTGATGGCGGGAGGTCAATTTGTCTACGAGAGCCCCATCGGTAGTGCGGATCTCAAGGAAATTGGCCACAAGATGGGTGGTCACTAG